The proteins below are encoded in one region of Calditrichota bacterium:
- the uvrC gene encoding excinuclease ABC subunit UvrC, with translation MSDGVSHLTDKLAVLPDKPGVYLFKDSAGRIIYIGKAKSLRNRVRSYFTGHDDGRYQYPRLVAAIRDVELLLTHSEVEAWKTEASLIKLHRPKFNIDLRDDKSYPYIKVTREPFPRILLTRKPNDPPPGDVYGPYTDVFGTRHLLRTLKGILQIRDCNLPLTESRIAAGKFKLCLDYHIGRCGGPCEAKVSPDTYANGVARFVSFLRGRHEDVVDYLESEMNRLAAEHRFEEAALARDRLRAARQFSERQPRIDPDPVDIDAVGLVREDAYAAIVLIIVRGGRIVGQAKFHLERTVGLTDGELLGNFLIRHYESPDQVPDEILIPLMWEDAALAAELLTLTAGRRVVLHHPQRGMKARLAATARVNAEQVLAERRLIAEKRDFVPRSVKALQEVLHLEHSPMWIETFDVSHLAGVDSVAAMVVFRAGQPFRSEYRLFRIKSFTGIDDFAAIAEAVGRRYRRLLSEPSVATIDDDDDDGDDRLSRLPDLVLIDGGIGQLNRAREVLTELGLPDMPVIGLAKRLEEIYLPGDPLPLALPKTSSALRLIQRARDEAHRFCITRQRLLRGKRQVKSRLDDVPGIGPIRRSALLKTFGSLKRLATASVEEIAAVRGMSRRAAEQVKETLTS, from the coding sequence ATGAGTGACGGTGTGTCGCATCTGACCGACAAATTGGCGGTGCTCCCGGACAAGCCCGGCGTCTATCTCTTTAAGGATTCCGCCGGGCGCATCATCTATATCGGGAAGGCGAAGTCGCTCCGCAACCGCGTCCGGAGTTACTTCACCGGCCACGACGATGGACGCTACCAATATCCCCGGCTGGTCGCCGCCATTCGCGACGTCGAGTTGCTCCTGACCCATAGCGAGGTCGAAGCGTGGAAGACGGAGGCGTCGCTCATCAAATTGCACCGGCCGAAGTTCAATATCGACCTGCGCGACGATAAGTCCTATCCTTATATAAAGGTCACACGCGAGCCATTCCCCCGCATCTTGCTCACCCGCAAACCGAACGACCCACCGCCGGGGGACGTCTATGGCCCCTACACCGACGTCTTCGGTACCCGGCATCTCCTTCGGACGCTAAAGGGCATTCTGCAGATTCGTGATTGCAACCTACCACTCACGGAATCCCGCATCGCAGCCGGGAAGTTCAAACTCTGTCTTGATTACCATATCGGCCGCTGCGGCGGGCCGTGCGAAGCGAAGGTGTCGCCGGATACCTATGCCAACGGCGTCGCCCGGTTCGTCAGTTTTCTGCGAGGGCGGCATGAGGATGTCGTAGATTATCTCGAAAGCGAAATGAACCGCCTGGCGGCGGAGCATCGCTTCGAGGAAGCCGCCCTCGCCCGCGACCGGCTTCGTGCCGCCCGGCAGTTCAGTGAACGTCAACCGCGCATCGATCCCGATCCGGTTGACATCGATGCGGTTGGATTGGTGCGCGAAGATGCTTATGCCGCCATCGTCCTGATCATCGTCCGTGGCGGGAGGATCGTCGGACAGGCGAAGTTTCATCTTGAACGCACGGTCGGGCTCACCGATGGCGAACTACTGGGCAACTTCCTTATTCGCCACTACGAATCGCCGGATCAGGTACCCGACGAGATTCTTATTCCGCTGATGTGGGAAGACGCCGCGCTGGCAGCCGAACTCCTGACGTTGACCGCTGGGCGGAGGGTAGTCCTGCATCACCCCCAGCGCGGGATGAAGGCGCGGCTTGCTGCTACAGCCCGGGTCAATGCCGAGCAAGTCCTTGCCGAACGTCGGTTGATCGCCGAAAAACGCGATTTCGTCCCCCGCTCGGTGAAAGCGCTTCAAGAGGTGCTTCATCTGGAACATTCTCCCATGTGGATCGAGACCTTTGACGTCTCGCATCTGGCTGGCGTCGATAGCGTTGCGGCGATGGTCGTCTTTCGTGCCGGTCAACCTTTTCGGTCGGAATACCGCCTCTTTCGGATCAAATCGTTCACCGGTATCGACGACTTCGCGGCTATTGCTGAAGCCGTGGGAAGAAGGTATCGAAGGCTGCTGAGTGAACCATCAGTTGCAACAATCGATGATGATGATGATGACGGTGATGATAGATTGTCACGGTTGCCAGATCTGGTTTTAATCGATGGAGGTATCGGGCAATTGAATCGAGCCCGGGAGGTGTTGACAGAGTTAGGATTGCCGGATATGCCGGTAATCGGCCTCGCCAAACGGCTGGAGGAGATCTATCTGCCCGGCGATCCGTTGCCGTTGGCGCTTCCCAAGACCTCGTCGGCATTGAGACTGATCCAGCGCGCCCGGGACGAAGCGCACCGCTTTTGCATCACCCGACAGCGCCTGCTGCGCGGCAAACGACAGGTGAAGTCGCGGCTCGACGACGTGCCCGGGATAGGCCCGATCCGGCGGAGCGCGTTACTGAAGACGTTCGGATCGCTGAAACGGCTCGCGACAGCATCGGTAGAAGAGATCGCCGCGGTTCGGGGGATGTCGCGAAGGGCCGCCGAGCAAGTGAAGGAGACGTTGACATCCTAA
- a CDS encoding enoyl-CoA hydratase/isomerase family protein (Catalyzes the reversible hydration of unsaturated fatty acyl-CoA to beta-hydroxyacyl-CoA), with protein sequence MMEFTTLKLDSDGPVARLTLNRPDARNAFDDKMIAEIRSAAEATGKIDTVRALLITGAGSAFSAGADIDWMRRMGQATFTENHSDALLLAYMLDALAHSPKVTIARVNGPAIGGGTGLVAACDVVVAVSEAVFSFSEVKIGLVPACIAPYVIRRVGEGRARELFVTGRRITAEEALRYGLVDHVAPADGFDAKVEEVLGSIIASGPHAVAAAKKLTRDVVAQGRKEYIEYTARLIANLRTSEEGREGLAAFLDKRKPKWAD encoded by the coding sequence ATGATGGAATTTACGACGCTTAAACTCGACTCTGACGGCCCGGTCGCCCGTCTGACCTTGAACCGGCCCGACGCCCGCAATGCCTTCGACGACAAGATGATCGCCGAGATTCGCAGCGCTGCCGAGGCGACCGGCAAGATCGACACCGTCCGGGCGTTGCTGATTACCGGTGCCGGAAGTGCATTCTCCGCCGGTGCCGACATCGACTGGATGCGCCGAATGGGGCAGGCGACGTTCACCGAGAACCACTCCGACGCCCTCTTGCTGGCTTATATGCTCGACGCGCTTGCGCACAGCCCCAAGGTGACGATTGCTCGCGTCAACGGGCCGGCAATCGGCGGCGGAACCGGACTGGTGGCGGCTTGCGATGTGGTCGTCGCGGTATCGGAAGCGGTCTTTTCGTTCAGCGAAGTGAAGATCGGTCTGGTGCCGGCTTGCATTGCTCCCTATGTTATCCGTCGGGTCGGCGAGGGGCGCGCCAGGGAACTCTTCGTAACCGGACGGCGTATCACCGCCGAAGAAGCACTCCGCTACGGCCTTGTCGATCATGTCGCACCTGCAGACGGCTTCGATGCCAAGGTCGAAGAGGTGCTCGGCTCAATCATCGCTTCAGGCCCCCACGCCGTCGCTGCAGCCAAGAAACTGACCCGCGACGTGGTCGCGCAAGGTCGCAAGGAGTATATCGAATATACCGCCCGGCTAATTGCCAACTTGCGCACCTCGGAGGAGGGCCGGGAAGGGCTGGCGGCGTTCTTAGATAAACGCAAACCTAAGTGGGCCGATTGA